From one Mobula hypostoma chromosome 28, sMobHyp1.1, whole genome shotgun sequence genomic stretch:
- the LOC134338808 gene encoding zinc finger protein 239-like yields the protein MEPAEGPVGNGSSDGSGSYRCSLCGKLFRWACVLESHQRYHRGERPFECNICGKAFVTSSNLTDHRRVHSGAKPFGCPVCGKSFVSSSNLIAHRRTHTGERPYKCTICGKGFAASPNLAVHQRTHTGERPYGCRLCGRAFAEAGKLSRHQLIHGGGERPHRCPECGRGFLESGKLAQHRRTHTGERPFRCSACGKGFIAAGNLAAHQRTHTGERPFRCSLCGKGFVTSSNLAAHQRTHTGERPFRCPLCDRGFVESGKLSRHLRIHTGEKPFQCGACGKCFTRAVSLRAHQRLHSGPSDGL from the coding sequence ATGGAGCCGGCGGAGGGACCCGTGGGCAATGGCAGCAGTGACGGGAGTGGCAGCTACCGGTGTTCACTCTGTGGTAAGCTCTTCCGGTGGGCCTGTGTGTTGGAGTCGCACCAGCGCTATCATCGGGGCGAGCGACCCTTCGAGTGCAACATCTGCGGAAAGGCCTTTGTCACCTCCAGCAACCTGACCGACCACCGGCGGGTCCACAGCGGCGCCAAGCCCTTTGGCTGCCCTGTCTGCGGCAAGAGCTTCGTCTCGTCCAGCAACCTCATTGCCCATCGGCGCACCCACACTGGAGAGCGGCCCTACAAATGCACCATATGTGGCAAAGGTTTTGCTGCCTCGCCCAACCTGGCCGTGCACCAGCGTACACACACTGGCGAGCGGCCCTACGGCTGTCGGCTGTGCGGCCGTGCCTTTGCCGAGGCAGGCAAGCTCTCAAGGCACCAGCTGATCCACGGTGGCGGCGAGCGTCCCCACCGCTGTCCCGAGTGCGGCCGCGGCTTTCTCGAGTCAGGCAAGCTAGCACAGCACCGGCGTACCCACACCGGCGAGCGGCCCTTCCGCTGCAGCGCCTGCGGCAAGGGCTTCATCGCTGCCGGAAACCTGGCCGCCCACCAGCGCACCCACACCGGCGAGCGGCCCTTCCGCTGCTCTCTCTGCGGCAAGGGCTTCGTCACCTCCAGTAACCTGGCCGCGCACCAGCGCACCCACACCGGCGAGCGGCCCTTCCGCTGCCCCCTCTGTGACCGCGGTTTTGTGGAGTCAGGCAAGCTGTCGCGGCACTTGCGGATCCATACCGGCGAGAAGCCATTCCAGTGTGGCGCCTGCGGCAAGTGCTTCACCCGCGCAGTCTCGTTGCGCGCCCACCAGCGGCTCCACTCCGGCCCCTCAGATGGCCTCTGA